The proteins below come from a single Miscanthus floridulus cultivar M001 chromosome 1, ASM1932011v1, whole genome shotgun sequence genomic window:
- the LOC136552880 gene encoding uncharacterized protein, translating to MRIRRYAARLLSSTSPGSATTAAPSSPPPPPAAPWLHTDDDDCCAFCELSRPAPQEGQDAIKLKGHIAGRVPESDVRADERVGLPQRPPAPEVKKCKIDHVPPVNKAPVGLRVFKRASEVKPEGATPVSEAAAGPAAKAGAFVVNDAAIEQGVKFRASLPGGDSKLEVTAENSLVNGSTTELGVFKGASLANESADVPGVTSTMPEVTGKPVTDPGVITTVAEVSDTGSFVHETTELESAGKDYIASEVAAEPEDAGRASCNVDDTAALDEPQPPSCDPNIGNVQVGNAIDTVASTVQPSRCDASEDGGSVNSTTNGPVRARGPTVKAEVSKDKSVAPSVLRVLDAVTRSIGKSGRTDVICYARRTGKRKLELLEVKKENIDLEDGVICEKEETLVRSDRCESVLSTAGSIDVKLADIKKDLMDNSAASKVKKMKTNKFECNIDYCHMAFKTKAELAVHKKNMCTVNSCNKHFRSHRYLRRHQSAHNDDMPYKCPWDGCNMAFKWSWDRAEHFKVHAGVKPYKCTTPGCSKIFKFVSDFTRHRRRCKPQR from the exons ATGCGCATCCGTCGCTACGCCGCGcgcctcctctcctccacctcccccggctccgccaccaccgccgccccctcctcgccgccgcccccgcccgccGCGCCCTGGCTCCACACCGACGACGACGACTGCTGCGCCTTCTGCGAGCTCAGCCGCCCCGCCCCGCAG GAGGGCCAGGACGCCATCAAGCTCAAAGGGCACATTGCCGGCCGGGTGCCGGAATCCGATGTCAGGGCCGACGAGCGCGTCGGCTTGCCCCAGCGACCGCCTGCTCCCGAAG TTAAGAAATGCAAGATTGATCATGTACCTCCTGTGAATAAAGCTCCTGTGGGACTGCGAGTTTTTAAACGTGCTTCTGAGGTTAAACCGGAAGGTGCTACTCCTGTTAGTGAAGCTGCTGCTGGTCCTGCAGCTAAAGCCGGTGCTTTTGTTGTCAATGATGCTGCTATTGAGCAGGGAGTTAAATTTAGAGCTTCTCTTCCGGGTGGTGACTCCAAGCTGGAGGTTACAGCGGAGAATTCTCTTGTGAATGGGTCGACCACTGAATTAGGAGTTTTCAAGGGCGCGTCCCTCGCTAATGAATCGGCCGATGTGCCAGGGGTTACAAGCACTATGCCAGAAGTTACAGGCAAACCTGTTACTGATCCAGGGGTTATAACCACCGTGGCGGAAGTTAGTGATACAGGTTCTTTCGTGCATGAAACTACTGAACTGGAATCTGCAGGCAAAGATTATATTGCTAGTGAAGTTGCTGCTGAACCGGAAGATGCTGGCAGAGCTTCTTGCAATGTAGATGATACTGCTGCTTTAGATGAGCCACAGCCGCCTAGTTGTGATCCGAACATAGGCAATGTGCAGGTTGGAAATGCTATAGACACTGTTGCTAGTACAGTGCAGCCTTCTCGATGTGATGCTTCAGAAGACGGTGGTTCTGTGAATTCCACAACCAATGGTCCTGTTAGAGCCAGAGGACCAACCGTTAAGGCAGAAGTATCAAAGGATAAATCTGTTGCACCCAGTGTTTTACGTGTATTAGACGCAGTGACTAGAAGCATTGGTAAATCAGGGAGAACAGATGTTATTTGTTATGCTAGGCGGACAGGTAAGAGGAAGCTGGAGCTGCTGGAGGTAAAGAAGGAAAATATTGACTTGGAAGATGGTGTTATATGCGAGAAAGAGGAGACACTGGTGAGAAGTGATCGTTGTGAAAGTGTCTTGTCAACAGCTGGGTCCATAGATGTTAAACTTGCTGACATAAAGAAAGACCTTATGGATAATTCAGCTGCAAGCAAGGttaaaaagatgaagacaaataAATTTGAATGTAATATTGATTACTGCCACATGGCGTTCAAGACAAAAGCTGAGCTTGCTGTCCACAAGAAGAACATGTGCACGGTCAATTCATGCAACAAACATTTCAGATCCCACAGGTACCTGAGGCGCCACCAGAGTGCACACAACGATGATATGCCTTACAAGTGCCCATGGGATGGTTGTAATATGGCTTTCAAGTGGTCATGGGATCGGGCTGAGCATTTCAAGGTCCATGCTGGGGTCAAGCCTTACAAATGCACGACGCCTGGGtgcagcaaaatatttaagtttGTTTCAGATTTCACCCGGCATAGGAGGAGGTGCAAACCTCAGAGGTAA